One window of Flavobacteriales bacterium genomic DNA carries:
- the bshA gene encoding N-acetyl-alpha-D-glucosaminyl L-malate synthase BshA: MRIGIVCYPTFGGSGVVATELGLALAEEGHTVHFITYDRPVRLGTGKANVIYHEVRVSDYPLFDYQPYELVLTSKLVDVVKHERLDLLHVHYAIPHASAAWMAQQILAAQGIRIPFITTLHGTDITLVGRDASFEPVITFAIEHSDAVTAVSESLRKDTYAHFPMKRAIEVIPNFICPERYGMGIDPVLRKRFAPNGEKLLVHVSNFRPVKRVQDVLAVFMGVREQMPVRLLLIGDGPDRHLIEAQCRANGTCDEVFFLGKMTDPEEVVASCDLFLLTSEAESFGLAALEAMACGVPVVSTDAGGTAEVVEDGVSGLLNPIGDTAAMTANALSILKDPETLARFRKGAARSAERFDIAKVLPRYEALYQQVVDQVKANGVHQ; the protein is encoded by the coding sequence ATGCGTATCGGTATTGTTTGCTATCCCACCTTCGGCGGCTCCGGCGTCGTGGCGACTGAACTGGGCCTCGCCTTGGCGGAAGAAGGCCACACCGTTCACTTTATCACCTACGACAGGCCCGTGCGGCTGGGAACGGGCAAGGCCAACGTGATCTACCACGAGGTGCGCGTGAGCGATTATCCGCTCTTCGACTACCAGCCGTACGAACTGGTGCTGACGAGCAAGCTGGTGGACGTGGTGAAGCACGAGCGCCTGGACCTGCTGCATGTGCATTACGCCATTCCGCACGCCTCGGCGGCCTGGATGGCCCAGCAGATCCTCGCGGCCCAAGGCATCCGCATACCGTTCATCACCACCCTGCATGGCACGGACATCACCCTTGTGGGCCGCGATGCGAGCTTCGAGCCGGTGATCACTTTCGCGATCGAGCACAGCGATGCGGTGACGGCCGTTTCCGAAAGCCTCCGGAAGGACACCTACGCGCATTTTCCGATGAAGCGGGCCATCGAGGTGATCCCCAATTTCATCTGCCCGGAACGCTATGGGATGGGCATCGACCCGGTCCTGCGCAAACGTTTCGCGCCCAATGGCGAGAAGCTCTTGGTGCATGTGAGCAACTTCAGGCCCGTGAAGCGCGTGCAGGACGTGCTCGCCGTTTTCATGGGGGTGCGCGAACAGATGCCGGTCCGGCTGTTACTGATCGGCGACGGGCCGGACCGGCACCTGATCGAAGCGCAATGCCGTGCCAACGGCACGTGCGACGAGGTGTTCTTCCTCGGGAAGATGACCGACCCGGAAGAGGTGGTGGCAAGCTGTGACCTGTTCCTGTTGACCAGTGAGGCCGAGAGCTTCGGTCTTGCGGCCTTGGAGGCCATGGCCTGCGGTGTACCCGTGGTGAGCACCGATGCCGGTGGCACGGCCGAAGTGGTGGAGGACGGAGTGTCCGGTTTGTTGAACCCGATCGGCGATACTGCTGCGATGACGGCGAACGCATTGTCTATTCTGAAGGACCCGGAAACACTGGCGCGTTTTAGGAAAGGGGCTGCCCGCTCCGCCGAGCGCTTCGATATCGCGAAGGTCCTGCCCCGCTATGAAGCCCTGTACCAACAAGTGGTGGATCAAGTGAAAGCGAATGGAGTTCATCAGTGA